From Pedobacter aquae:
TAGACATCGGCGTAAGCGGATACAAAATAGATGAGGTTGATGGTTACGATTATCATTTATGGCCAGATATAGCAAAGTTTCCTTCCGGAGTTTCTGCCGAGCAAATGAGACAAACTTATGGTTTAATGGTACAACGCTATACTTCAGACTTGTTTAAAGAGCGCAACCAAAGAACTTTTGGTTTGGTAAGAGCATCAAACGGAGGTGGTACTTCTTTTCCATATGTGATTTATAACGATTATTACAACCACGAAGATTTTATCACCGCTTTAATTAATAGCGGTTTCTCGGGCGTATTGTGGACACCAGAAGTTAGAGCATCAAAAACTGGCGAAGAGTGGTTAAGAAGATTTCAATCTAATGTATTTTCTCCAATGGCTATGATTAACGCTTGGTCATCTGGTACAAAACCCTGGACTTACCCAGACGTTGCCGAAAAAGTAAAAGAGTTTTCTTTATTAAGGATGAAAATGATGCCTTATTGGTATACTACCTTTGCTAAGTATCATTTTGAAGGAATTCCGCCATTTAGAGCCATGAATTTAGAAGAAGGTTTCCAGCAAGAAGTGAAAAAGGAAGTTGCTGCGGCAAATATTAATCTGGAAGAAAACCCTTATGCAGAAGCTACCTCTAAAGAAATTAAAGACCAATACATGGCAGGCGATTATTTATTGGTAGCGCCAATGTTTACAGGCCAAATATCAAGAAAAGTAGTGTTACCAAAAGGCAGATGGTATGATTTCTATACCGGAGATTTTGTTGGCGATGGCAAAGTAATTACCGTAACACCGGGTTTAGATAAAATTCCGGTTTTTGTAAAAGATGGCGGTATCATACCTATGATGCCCGCCAAATTACATGCTCCAAAATTGAATGAGAAGGTTGATTTAGAAATTAGATTTTATGGTGAAAAGCCAGCTTCTTTTATGCTTTACGATGATGATGGAGAAACTTTTAATTATGAAAAAGGTGCTTTCAGCTGGAGAGAAATCAAGGTAGAGAAACTAAAAAACGGAATATTTAAAGGTTCTATATCCGCCCCAGAAAAAGGAAAACCTAATACCATTGGTAAAGTGAAGATAACAGTTATGACAAAGAAATAATAAAAGCCCAAAATTGAATAAAAAATGAAATATTTTAAATTGATTCTTACGTTAACCTTATTAAGTAACATTGCTTTTGCACAAAAAGTAAATATTAAAAAGGCCTTTAAACATGCCGAGAAACAAACGGCTGTGATGCTTACAGAAGTTGAAAAAGCTAAAGCTAAAACCACGAATAAAAAGTTGGTTTCGCCACGCACCATAGAAAAAGGCGAGTTAAAATTGGTAGCTTCTAGAGATTGGACTAGCGGTTTTTTCCCTGGTGTACTTTGGTTTTTACACGAGAATAATAAGAAAAACAATACCTGGTTTACAGAAGCTAAAAAGTTTACTGCCGATATAGAAGAAGAGAAAACCAACGGGACAACTCATGATATGGGTTTTAAAGTTTATTGCAGCTTTGGTACAGGTTACAGGTTAACCAATGACCCACATTATAAAGATGTAATTATACAGTCTGCTAAAACTTTAATGACCAGGTTTAACCCTAAAACCGGAGTTATTTTATCTTGGGACCATAGTAGGGATAAATGGGTAAATCCAGTAATTATTGATAATATGATGAATCTAGAATTGCTTTTTGCAGCTACAAGATTAACTGGCGATTCTTCTTTTTATAAAGTTGCGGTTACCCATGCCAATACCACTATGAAAAATCATTTTAGATCAGATTACAGTTCGTACCACGTAATAGATTATGACCCAAATACAGGTGCGGTGCTAAAGAAAAATACTCACCAAGGGTACTTTCACGAATCGGCCTGGTCTAGAGGACAAGCTTGGGCGCTATATGGTTATACTTTATGTTACAGAGAAACTAAAAACCCTGCTTATTTAGCACAGGCAGAAAACATTGCTAAGTTTTACCTTAACCATAAAAACTTACCAGAAGATTTAGTGCCTTATTGCGATTTTGATTCTAAAAAAATACCTAACGAAGCTCGTGATGCATCAGCAGCTGCTATTGTAGCATCAAGCTTGTACGAGTTAAGTGCTTACACGCCCGATAAGAAGTCGTATTATCAACAAAAAGCAGATAAAATGCTACACAGTTTAAGTACAAAATACATCGCTCCGGTAGGCGAAGCTAAAGGTTTTATCTTGTTACACAGTACAGGCTCTGCACCTTCTAATAGCGAGGTTGATGTGCCATTAAACTACGCAGATTACTATTATTTAGAAGCTTTATTAAGAAAAAGACAGCTAAAATAAGTTCATCATCTACCTATGAAAAACATTATTTGAGCAAAAAAAAAATCTGCCAAAATAACTTACTTATTAGCTAATTGCTCCTATCATTTTAAGCTAAAATTACTGTTTATTTGATTTAATCAATTTTAAATCTTGCTTTAGTGCAGCATGCAATTTAGCATATCAACAGCCTAAAGATTTTTGATTATAGTTTATTAAAAAATACGCTTTAAGTTCTTGAAACAGGCTTAAATGCTGATTTAAAATACAGAAAGAAGTTGCTTCCCGTAAAGGTGTTAAGTTCCGGGGTATTTATCATTCTTGGTTTAGTAACTTCTTTTTTTATGGTTTAATACCTACAAACAGTAAAAAATTATAACAAGCTCATGATGTTAAAAAGGTTCTTTAAAATAGTTTTTCTTCTAGTTCTTACCCATCAAATTTCATTTGCTCAAGAAAGCATCAATGTTTTACAACACGGTGTACTAGCAGACGGCAAAACGGTAAATACAAAAGCCATTCAAAAATTAATTGATGAGGGCAGCAAAAAAGGTGGTGCTATTATACATTTTCCAGCAGGCCAATATGTGGCGGGTACTATTTTAATTAAAGATAATGTTACGCTTTCGCTGGATGAAAAAGCCGAACTTTTAGGAAGCACAAACATTGCAGATTACCAAATGGTAGATGCTTTTAGAACCGGTAACGGTGCATTAATGGGCTACTGCTTTATAGGCGCAGTGGATGCTAAAAATGTAGGTATCATTGGTGGGGGAACTATAAACGGCAGAGGGAAAGATGTTTTAGCATCAGGCGGAAGAGGTAGAAGACCTTTTCTGGTGAGATTTGTAAGAAGCACAGGTATTGTGGTTAAGGATGTAAAATTGATCAATTCTACCGCTTGGACTACCCACTTTTTTGCTTGTAAAGGCATAGATATTTCGGGTGTTACCATTAAAAGTCGTGGCTTAGGTAATAATGATGGTTTTGATATAGATTGCTCGCAAGACGTAAAAATATTCAATTGTGATATTGATACTGGTGATGATGGGCTATGTTTTAAAACCACTTGGAGCCAAATGGCTTGTAAAAACATTGAAGTAAAGGGTTTAAGAATTACCAGTAACCACGGCGCTATCAAGTTTGGCACCGAGTCTATGGCGCCCTTTGAGAATATCAAAATATCTGATGTTTATATCTATGATACCAGAAACGGTGGTATTAAAATCAATAGTGTAGATGGCGCACAAATACGTAACGTAGAAATTTCTAACATCACCATGAATAATGTGCGTACACCAATGCTCATTAGATTAGGTTCTCGTCTAAGCGTTTTCAGAAAAGATAGCGATACGCAACAAAAAACCGGAGTAATAGAAAACGTTACCATCAAAAATATAAATGCAAAGGCAGCAAATCTTGCGCAAATAGATCCACCAAGTGGTATTTTGATTACAGGCGTACCGGGTCACGACATCAAAAATTTAACCTTAGAAAATATAGACATCAGAATAGCTGGTGGTGGCAATGCTAAACATGCTAGGCAAGTGGTGCCAGAGGTAGAAACAGCCTATCCAGAAATCAGCACTTTTAAACCTACTATTCCGGCTTATGGTATTTGGGCCAGACATGTATCGGGTTTAACCCTAAAAAATATAAGTTTTACAGTTGATAGTACCGATTTAAGACCAGCTTTTATTATTGAAGATGGTAAAAACGTAACCATTTCTAACAGTCGAGTTCCAACTTTTGAAGGTGCAGAAGCAGTTATCAGGTTAGAAAATGTTCAAGCTGCAAATATCACTCAGGTAAGCACTACTGGTAAGGCAAAAGCATTGGTAAGGGTAGAAGGTAAAAGTACCGATGTTAAAGCTTCAAAAAACAAGTTTGGCGAGATAGTTAAAGAAATAGAAATTATTAAACCTTAATCAAACATGACATGAAGTTTTCTTTAAAGGTATTTATCATTTCATTGCTTTTAGTTACAAGCCAAGTAACCATAGCGCAAGAACCAGCTTTTGAGAGTATTAAGAATTTTATAAAGCCAGCAAAAAAAGAAGGTGGCTTAAAGCTAAGTCAGTATTTTTTATGGTGCCCATCGGTGATTAAAGTTGGGAATACTTACCACCTATTTGCTTCGGCATGGCCTGCAGAAGGTGGTATGGCAAGCTGGACAGCCAAGTCTTTATGCATCAGGGCAACCTCAAAAAACCTTTTAGGGCCTTATGAATTTGCTGAAGTTGTTTTAGAAAAAAGAGAAGGTAAATGGGATAATGATAGGGTTCATAATCCTAAAATAGTTAAGGTAGGGAATAAATACGTATTGTATTATATATCATCAGCTAATGAAACAGGTTATGCAGAGGCTGATGCCATTACTGGTCCGTGGACGAGGTCTGAAAAGATGATGAGTTTTAGCAATCCGGCGCCATTGGTAAGGCCTGATGGTAGCGTATATGTATTTGGCAGATTATCTGTTAAAATTGGAGATAAGCAAGTGCGTACAGCTAGAGCAGCAGAGGCCGCAAGCTATAAAGGGCCTTATCAAAACTTAGCTCCTGAAAAGGAAAATCTTTTCCCTAACAATTACGAATTAGAAGACCCAACCATTTGGTGGGCAAATAACCAATACCATGTCATCTGTACAGATTTTGCAGGTGTGGCTACGGGTAGAAATAAAGTTGGTGTTCAGTATTATTCTAAAGATGGTATCAACTATCAGTTATTAACCAAAGAACCTATCAATACCAACGAGATTACTTATGATGATGGTAGTAAAGAAAAATTTAAAAGAGTAGAAAGACCTTTTGCTTACGTAGAAAACGGTATAGTAAAAGCTTACTTTTTAGGTTGCATGACACCTGATGATAAAGGCGTAATTGTAGCCCATCCGGTTGATGATTATGTACCGGGTAAATCATCATCTAAAAAGAAAGAATAGTTCTATTAAGACTTGTCAAAAGGAAAATTTAATGAAACGACGTAATTTTTTAAGAAACAGTTTAGGCTTAACCGCTGGCGCATTATTATCAACTAAAATGGCCAAAGGTTTAAGCTTTTTAGCGCAAGAAGAACAGCCTTTTTATGCTTCATTAAGTGGTAAGTTTTCAAGATATTCTCACCGTTTACCAAAAACCGATCAAAACTATAAAAGGTCAAAAAATTATATAGAAGACGATCCTATTCCAGAATATTCTTGGGCATCTGATGAAGCTTATGAAGCATTTCAGGATATGAAATATGGAGTTAGAATACACTGGGGTTTATATTCTATCTTAGAAATGGGTGGCGAGTCGTGGCCGTTTTTAGGAAACCGAGAGCCTGCTTTTGATTTCCAGAAAAGACAAGAATATCAAGAACTCTACAAAACATGGAACCCTAAAGGTTTTGATGCTAACGAGTGGATGGAGTTTTTTAAAGAAAGCGGTATGAAAATGTTTGCTTTTACCACCAAGCATCACGAAGGTTTTTCTATGTATGATACTAAAACCAGAGTTAAACGTCGTCCTAATTGGACTGCTCCAGGTGGGCCTAAAATAGAAGAGTGTGATACCACTTACAGCATCATGGATACACCTTTTAAAAGGGATGTTGTAAAAGAACTTTGTGATGCCGCCCGTGAACATGATATCAAAATAGATTTATACTATTCACATTCTGATTGGTACGATGCAGATTTTAGACCTTATGGTTATCATCCTCTACAAATCCCAGCTAGCGAAGAGTGGTGCAAAGCCAAGGCAGATGACGAAGAATTTACTGAATTTGAAAGATCTAAGCAAAGGCAAAAAGCATTTTTAACCATTGTACCTAACCCTACTCCGGAAGAAGAAGCCGCTATGATTGCCAGACACCGGGCTCAATTAACAGAGCTGCTTTCCAATTATGGTAAAGTAGACATGGTTTGTTTGGATATTTGGCTTGGTCCAAGAGTGTGGCCACAACTCAGAAAAACCCTTTTAGAGCTCAGAAAAATACAACCTAATGTGATGTTTAGAGCC
This genomic window contains:
- a CDS encoding glycoside hydrolase family 31 protein gives rise to the protein MKKIGLLAIYLCLSILQAFSQAIQWTEVHPGVWKGVAGKPENFDLLKASGAKPNATALDKVGSASFPLQQADIKFELQDGKTFLSFPLELEEQLYGFGLNFQTVHQRAKVLELHVDHYGGKDNGRTHAPVPFYMSSKGYGVFINSARYIKVWAGTSLRKDSPIFPAEPVDRTAGKNWQSRNTSDAIEILVPAEGVEFYVFAGPKPLQVMQRYNLFNGGGYLPPRWGLGFTQRVKTKFTDAEVKEEVQAFQDKGYPLDFVGLEPGWQSWAYPGSFTWDKGRYPNPQAFVKEMLDKGIRLNLWINPYVSPKASFYKEIRPLTGSHTVWRGAVPDFNLPEARKIFFNQLKQDQIDIGVSGYKIDEVDGYDYHLWPDIAKFPSGVSAEQMRQTYGLMVQRYTSDLFKERNQRTFGLVRASNGGGTSFPYVIYNDYYNHEDFITALINSGFSGVLWTPEVRASKTGEEWLRRFQSNVFSPMAMINAWSSGTKPWTYPDVAEKVKEFSLLRMKMMPYWYTTFAKYHFEGIPPFRAMNLEEGFQQEVKKEVAAANINLEENPYAEATSKEIKDQYMAGDYLLVAPMFTGQISRKVVLPKGRWYDFYTGDFVGDGKVITVTPGLDKIPVFVKDGGIIPMMPAKLHAPKLNEKVDLEIRFYGEKPASFMLYDDDGETFNYEKGAFSWREIKVEKLKNGIFKGSISAPEKGKPNTIGKVKITVMTKK
- a CDS encoding glycoside hydrolase family 88 protein, with protein sequence MKYFKLILTLTLLSNIAFAQKVNIKKAFKHAEKQTAVMLTEVEKAKAKTTNKKLVSPRTIEKGELKLVASRDWTSGFFPGVLWFLHENNKKNNTWFTEAKKFTADIEEEKTNGTTHDMGFKVYCSFGTGYRLTNDPHYKDVIIQSAKTLMTRFNPKTGVILSWDHSRDKWVNPVIIDNMMNLELLFAATRLTGDSSFYKVAVTHANTTMKNHFRSDYSSYHVIDYDPNTGAVLKKNTHQGYFHESAWSRGQAWALYGYTLCYRETKNPAYLAQAENIAKFYLNHKNLPEDLVPYCDFDSKKIPNEARDASAAAIVASSLYELSAYTPDKKSYYQQKADKMLHSLSTKYIAPVGEAKGFILLHSTGSAPSNSEVDVPLNYADYYYLEALLRKRQLK
- a CDS encoding glycoside hydrolase family 28 protein, with the translated sequence MMLKRFFKIVFLLVLTHQISFAQESINVLQHGVLADGKTVNTKAIQKLIDEGSKKGGAIIHFPAGQYVAGTILIKDNVTLSLDEKAELLGSTNIADYQMVDAFRTGNGALMGYCFIGAVDAKNVGIIGGGTINGRGKDVLASGGRGRRPFLVRFVRSTGIVVKDVKLINSTAWTTHFFACKGIDISGVTIKSRGLGNNDGFDIDCSQDVKIFNCDIDTGDDGLCFKTTWSQMACKNIEVKGLRITSNHGAIKFGTESMAPFENIKISDVYIYDTRNGGIKINSVDGAQIRNVEISNITMNNVRTPMLIRLGSRLSVFRKDSDTQQKTGVIENVTIKNINAKAANLAQIDPPSGILITGVPGHDIKNLTLENIDIRIAGGGNAKHARQVVPEVETAYPEISTFKPTIPAYGIWARHVSGLTLKNISFTVDSTDLRPAFIIEDGKNVTISNSRVPTFEGAEAVIRLENVQAANITQVSTTGKAKALVRVEGKSTDVKASKNKFGEIVKEIEIIKP
- a CDS encoding glycoside hydrolase family protein → MKFSLKVFIISLLLVTSQVTIAQEPAFESIKNFIKPAKKEGGLKLSQYFLWCPSVIKVGNTYHLFASAWPAEGGMASWTAKSLCIRATSKNLLGPYEFAEVVLEKREGKWDNDRVHNPKIVKVGNKYVLYYISSANETGYAEADAITGPWTRSEKMMSFSNPAPLVRPDGSVYVFGRLSVKIGDKQVRTARAAEAASYKGPYQNLAPEKENLFPNNYELEDPTIWWANNQYHVICTDFAGVATGRNKVGVQYYSKDGINYQLLTKEPINTNEITYDDGSKEKFKRVERPFAYVENGIVKAYFLGCMTPDDKGVIVAHPVDDYVPGKSSSKKKE
- a CDS encoding alpha-L-fucosidase gives rise to the protein MKRRNFLRNSLGLTAGALLSTKMAKGLSFLAQEEQPFYASLSGKFSRYSHRLPKTDQNYKRSKNYIEDDPIPEYSWASDEAYEAFQDMKYGVRIHWGLYSILEMGGESWPFLGNREPAFDFQKRQEYQELYKTWNPKGFDANEWMEFFKESGMKMFAFTTKHHEGFSMYDTKTRVKRRPNWTAPGGPKIEECDTTYSIMDTPFKRDVVKELCDAAREHDIKIDLYYSHSDWYDADFRPYGYHPLQIPASEEWCKAKADDEEFTEFERSKQRQKAFLTIVPNPTPEEEAAMIARHRAQLTELLSNYGKVDMVCLDIWLGPRVWPQLRKTLLELRKIQPNVMFRARGIGNYGDYYTPEGFVPGNKENSDSPWFVIYPLAGSFSYDPSSKKYKGAKWVVKNLIDSASKGGNFMVGIGPDGNGKFSPTAIKQLKEVGAWLKKNGEGIYATRAREGEQWKEGDNIRFTRSKDQKTIYVHCLDWPGDQLVLKTVQPKAGSKITCLGNQKTVNWDYNNSTKELTIYTSAKVKAGIPKKEQIAYSFAVQV